In Leptospira perdikensis, the genomic window CAATTACAAAACTCCTGTTTGAAAATATGTATTAATGTGTTTTTCAAAAAAAAGGATTTCTTCTTTATTAAATCCTTGTTTCAAATTCCTTTCAAAAATATGAATACCGCAATGAGCATTTCGAATAAATGCTACTGCCGGTAATATACCAAGAAAATTCAAAACTCGTTTTGTAGCTCTGAGACTTGCTGTGTTAGATTCTAAAACGAAAGAAAATATTTTATCTTTTCCTAAAGAAGAAGCAACTTTAATGATACCAAGTAATAATCGCGCTCCGATTAAACTCTTTCTATGAATACGTTTTACATAAACTCCCAACTGGCAAAATTCACTGATTTCCGGAGCTAATATAAATTCACCAATATGAGCAAATCCTCTAATTTCATTATTCAACTTTTCGATAATCAAGGATTGATTGTTAACTTTTTCTATCAGCCAATCAGGTGGATGATTAACATCTAATTTACTTTCATAGGCAACTGAAGGATTTTCATCGTCAATACATTCATTATAAATTTCAATTATCTCATTTAGGTCAGTACGATTACCAAATCTAATTTCAATATCATTCATATTAATTATAATCCTCTAAATGGAGATGGTAGAAGTTTTTCTTTGAAAAGCTAAGCTCTTTAGTTGGCCAAGAATCGATTTCAAAAATTTTATTTAGATTCATTTTTTGGAAAAATTCAACCAGTTCAAAATCATGGTCATAACAAGATATAATAAGCACTGTATAAATTTTTTCTTCTCTTAATGAATGGATAAATTCATTTAGAAATGAGAATATCACACCCTCACCAACTTTATTAACTAATTCTAAGTCGAACATAGCAGTTTTTTTAGCTATCTCTGATTTTGAAATAGGTCTTATGTTAAATTTAAAGTTTTCTACCGATTGAATCGTCATATATTTATTGTTATGCCTTCTTCAGGATTTATTTCCGTTTCGTTCCAGATTTCTTTTGATAAAGTATTAAAGTTTGCGTATTGATTTTCTAATATACTGAAAATATATTTTTTTGCTAAGGATGGAGCATATTTGAAGCCACTTCCATTCATCGGTGGTACCGAAAAAATGTTTGTACCCTTATTAAGGGAAATTAACTGATCAATTGGAAAGTTTTTATAGTGAGGATTATAGGAATCGAATCCTATTGATTTTAATTTTATACTTTTAAAAACCTTATTCGAAAAGTTGAAATTTTTATTTATTAGTTGAAATGCCAATGTATTTTCTTCGGCGCTAAGTTTCGCACAGTCCAAATGAATTTTTTTGGCTTCTATATAAGATTTGATATCAACACATAACAAAGATCGTTTAAATTGATTAATATATACAAAACTGTCTAATTTAGGACAGACATGTAGCCCTGGTTCACAATACAAATCTTTGGAATTTAATTCAAAGATTGTGATTTTTTTTGTTAAAAAACTTTTGAATAACGAACTAAACCACGGACCTATTGCGAATATTATTTTTTTAGTTTTTAACCTATGTTTATTGGATATTGAAACAGTGACAATGTTTTCAATTTTTGATTCCGCAATGGTTAAATTTTCGAAATCCTTTATATAGATTAATTTTTGTTTAATTATTTCATGATTTAATTTTCTTAAAACGTCATGAGAATCTAATTTATACCCCTCGCCAGCGTTTATTTTTGATAGCGATGAATGATTAGAAAATAAGGATTGATCTGAATTTTTATCTTCTTCCTTTTTTTCATTTATATAACTATAGACTGAAAATGCTTCTAATTTGTTTTGTAGTAAATTTTGATAAAAATTTATAGATTCGTGAATATAATTTGAATTAAAACTACCTATAAATTGTACAAATGCTTCTGATCTATAACTTGAAGAAATTTTTTTAAAATTTCGTTTTCCGATTAAACAAACTTTAATTTTGTTTTTGGCCGCGAAATGTGCCATTAACTTTCCAAATAATCCATCACCGATGATTATTAGATCAAAATCCATCCTATGTTTGTTTCCACCAAATTGAAAACAGAATACATTCTTCTGTTTCATTATTTGTGAATTCATGAAACTCGTGGGGATCAGTGTAAATCATATCACCATTATTAAGAACCAAAGTTTGATTATTGATAGATGCACTTAAACGTGATCCTTGAAATAATATAAATATTTCTGATTCGTCGTGGTTGTGTTTTTTTATAGTCTCACCACATGATATTTTAGTAATTGCCATCTCAAATGGGGCCTGGTTTAACTCTGAAAAAAGATTATTAATTCTTGTTGCCCATACACCATAATCTTTTTCGAAAAGATATTCTTTTGATTTTAATTTCATTTACTGATTACTTCTTTTAACATTAAACTTTTTGCAATGATATTGGCTCTATTGGCTATTACGCTGATAAGCGAATCTGATATTCCATGGCTACTCTCGGAATACCCTTGTAAAAATATTTTTGAATTCGATGGAACATTGAATTTTACAGAGTAATCGCGATTTAATTCAATTTCACCATTATTCTTTTGTTCTAATAAATCATTAAATCCGATGAAGTATTTATTTTTTATGAAAACTTGGTCATAACCAGTTGATAATATAATATAATCAACTTCTTCGATTTTGTTATTTCCTGTTAGTTTATCTTTATATGTTAGATTTATTTTATTATCACGTGTCCTTTCCACTTTTTCTATTTCAGTCATTGAAAGGATAGTTGCTTTATCACTCTTTTCAATATGACGCATATGATATAATTTTGTATAAATTTCTTCTATTAAATCGGAATCAACGACAGAATAATTTGTATTAGAAAGATTATTTAAAATTTCTTTCTGATAGTTTTTTTCTAACTGAAAGAATATATCAACAAATTCAGGGTTAAACACTTGGTTTCGAAAAGGAGAGGAATCAGACGGATTATAACCATATCCTCTAATAAAATTATACAATTTTACATTTGAACCCATGTTCTCGATGAGATGGTTAAAAATTTCGGCTGCACTTTGACCAGCACCGACGATTGCCACTTTGCAAATTCCATCTTTTTCTTGTTTTGTTTTTTCGAATAAATCTGTAGAAGTAAATTTATCAGAATGTATAATTGATACACCATCATATTCATGGGAAAAAATTTCTGGTATTTTGGGACTTCTTCCAGATGCCAGAATAATATTCTTTGCATCTACATTAAATTCTTCATTATCAATTATATAATTAACATTAAAATATTGAATTTCTCCAGATTTGACCACTGGATTAATTTGTTTGATATAGGAATTATAAATAACATAATCAGAGAATTTATTGGCGGCCCAAGTCAAATAATCATTAAATTCAAACCTTGACGGACAACTAATATTAAGATTGATAAAGTCTAATAACCTTCCGTTTTCATTCAGATAGTTTATGAATGTAAATTTGCTACACGGATTGATAAGTGTTACTAAATCTTTGAGAAAATGGATTTGTAAATTTGTGTTTGGAAGCAACAAGCCAGGTTGCCAAACAAAAGATTTCTTTTTCTCAATGAACTTTACTTTTTTGTTTTCAAATACATTTAATTCATGCATTTGAATAGCCAAAGCTAAATTAGATGGGCCGAAGCCTATACCTAGTATGTCTAACATGATTTAAATCTAAATTCTTTAATTTAGATTTAGAAAAGATTTGGTATATAACAAGAAATAAAGAAACAAGAGCAGCAAAACTCCAGTTAAACTGGCAAGAGAGATAAACGTATTTTTTAAATTTAGCATATTAATTTTCATCCAAATCAATAACTAACAATAATTATCTGTTAGTTTATTAATTATTCTTGATACTAGGTTTTTTATGACCTAATTTGTCAATTTTTTTTTGTATAAGTCTTCCCGATCGCTTCATTCACTGATTTTAAAGATGAATACTATACTTTAAATTAACAAAGTTTTGACTTTAATTTATATAGATTATCTTATTTTGGTATATACCAAAGTTTTAAATCGTTAAATATAATAGTTTCTAGGAAGAAATTGGGAATCGGAAAGATTCAAATTACCTATTAGCCAACATTAGTCGACAAAAAGAAAGAAGTTCCTGAATTCATTTTTGCTTTTTTAAGGACAATCTGTACTTTAGGAGAGATTGGAAATTTAATTTATCGGTATTCCTAAACTCTTTAGATTTTGATTTGAATCGACTGGTTCTATTTCTGCTCGCAAATTTCTGCCTTTTATCCCTAGAGAAAGAGGATTTTTAGGGTTTGGGAATTGATTTCGAGATCTGGACAGAGTTTTAGTCAAAGGTTCTAACAATGTAAAAATTTGTATATGCCCTCTAACTTCCGATAAACGAAGGGCATTCCAACCATCCACAGTAAAATCTGTATTTACTTGATAAGAAATGAGTGCTTTCACTGCATCAGTACGTCCAAAATAAGCAGCATACAACAAAGCAGACCAGCCTTCGTACATTGCATTTGGATCTGCGCCTTGATTTAACAGGGAAATCGCTTCCTTTTCATTTCCCTCATAAATGGCAGTTATCAAAGGTTTGCCAAGCGCAGGATTGATTTTTACTTTATCCGGTTGGGGTATAGAGGCTTCGGTAGGTGCAACTATATTGGTTTCGTTTTTTAATGAGGATACCAAAACAATCTCCAATTGATCAGCCAAACCAGTTATATCATTGACCCAACCAAATCTGCCATCCGGCAAATGAAAAAAACGAGCGGCCGATCGAAAATAGAGTCCATTACCAGGACCAAAACTTTCTGGTTTAGAAATGATAGTCCCATCTTTTTGAATGATACATGCTTCCAAACCCATCTTTGAAATTTTTGGAAACCATTTATCTTTGTCGTTACCGTCATCTGTCATCCACATAAGAAACAAATATTCTTTTCCAAACGGAACAATTCTTGGGATTCTTTCTCTTTGTTTACTAGTATTTGTTAAATAAATAGGTTTAGAAAGTATCCCATTACTTTTAATCAATAAACCAATGTCGTAGGATGACCGGTCAATATTAGAATCAAAAGTAATCCAAGTTTGCCCATCCCGTGAATATAAGTCTCCGGTGGATATAGGTACATATTGGTAAGTTTCATTAGGTCCAGCTTTCGGAACAACAATTGGTAACTCACGTTTCCGCAACGGAAAACTATCAACAACTAAACCTCTTGGATAAGCATCTCCAACAGTTACCATTACTAATTGGTTTCCATCGTTAATAAACCTTGGTCGAAAACTATGGCTCACATTCCAGGTAAAACCTTCTGGTGATTTACCATCAGATTTTAAAATTCGTTTGCCGCCATGATCAAATAAAGCCAGATATTCGCTTTGGTGGGTGACCCCATCATCCCACTTTCGATAGGTTGAAAAGTAAGTCGCATAATTATTGTCAGCTGTTTTTATTAAAGTTAGAGTCCCGAATACTGTGTCGATACCCTGATCGCCAACCTTTTTATACTCTTTTGTACCCACTATTTTAGTACTGAAGATTAAATCACCAGAAGTTGTGTATTGGTTGATATAAGCAGAATGAAAATTTTTAGATTCAGAATTTCTTTTTTTCTCAATATCGAATGCGGATAATAGAACAGTTAAACCATTGGAATCTGCGATGGTATCTTCAATTCGAAAGTTTTTCAGACTTACCAACTCTCTTAATATTTTAAAATTTGAGTTTAGACTTACTATTCTTCCATTGGAATCACCATCATTGTATGCTAGAAAATAATTATCTGAATTTATATAAACTAACTTGGGTGCCGGTATTCCATCTGACATCGCATTCGTATAAGAAGTGGGTGCAGCGGTAAAATAAGAATGGTCTGAAGGTATTTTTACCGAAATTCGTTCGGTTCTTTCGGCGATTTTCTTAAGATTCAAATTGAAATCAGAATCAGCAGAAAGAAAAAAGAATGGAAAGAGTAAAAGATAGATAGAGACGAATACAATATTTTTTAGAATACTGATATTTTTAAGATTACAACTCACATTCATTCTTTTTTTCATTGCAGAATTTTGGGAGTTTCATTAAAGAAAAACAAGAAAGAAATTTCTAACGAGGATGATTTGAATTCGTTAACTGAATGATGTTCAAGGCGAGTGATCCGGCAAAATCATGACGGATCAGGATAGAACGATTTTTAAATAATAGACCCCACAAAAGTGGGGCCTTTGTTTCCTTAAAACTTATAGCCCATTGACATCGAAAATGAAACCCCTTCTCGATAGGATCGGAATAGTTTCTCTTCATTGAGTAATTCATCTTTAACATAAATTCTAAATCTTTGATCTGTTACGTTCTTTGCCGCAAATTTAAAATCCAGTTTATCATCCATTTTGTGTGAGAACACAATGTCAGTTAATCCAACTCCGCGTTCATAAGCATCAGGAGTTCCGTTTGCCCCAACAACAAAGATTCGGTCGCCAAAGTAGTTATAGTATAAACCTATCGTAGTTGTCTTTAGTTTGTTCAAATATACATCAAACTTCAAATTTGCTACAAAATCAGACTGACCTTGTAACGGTCTGCGAATGTTTGTTGGATCATAAGAAAAACTTCTATCAATAGGATCTAACAAACCAGCCTTTGAAATAGCAAACTGCTCCCAAGAGACAACATTTACGAGAGATTTGATAAAAAACACGTTAGTTTCAAATCGAAATCGATCAAAAAATTCTCTTCGGAAATCTAGTTCCACACCGCGAATAGTTGCGCGACTTGCATTTGCGTAAGTAAAGAAAGGTGATATCTGCCCCGCAACTGGTTGTCCAATCAACTCAATTGGATTGGAAAGATCTTTATGAAATACACCGGCACCAACATAGTTTGCTCCACCCATAAAGTATTCATATCGAAAGTCAAAGTTATGGATGTAAGTCCTTTGAAGGTTTGGATTTCCTCGAATTCGATCTCCACCAAAATATGGCGTGAACGCAAAAGGAGACATTTCACGAAAATCTGGTCTAGTCAGCGTTTGTGTATATCCAAATCGTAAATTTTGGTCCTGAAGAAATTCATAAACGAAATTCACACTTGGTAGGACGTCCTTTGTTCTAATTTCACCAACACCGTTGTTGTCAGCAGAACAAATGTTATTCTTTACTAATAGGATTCTTTCTCCTTCTGAACCTGTATCACAACCATAACCAGGTCGTCTAACATCGAATTGTTCTTTTAGGACAAATGTTTTTACTTTTTGGTAAGAATCCTCATAGCGAGCTCCACCAATGAATCGAAATTTTGGAAATAATGGAACATCAAATTGAGTAAAGTATGAATGTAACTTTTGATATGCATCATAAGCATTTGGTTCTACTTGTCTTTCTGAAAAAGTTCTATTTGCAAGACCTGTACTATTCGTTCGTAAGAATTCTAAAGGATTATAAACGATTTCCCCAGGTACAGGATATAAGTCACTCGTAGTTGATCCTATATTTGATTTGGATCCAAATTCTCGAAAGGTAAATGATTTGAAGCGATCCAAAGCGGAACCACCAAATTTAAATGAAGACTTAAGTCCGTTCCATTGGTCAAAAGGAACTTCATAAGCAACACTAAAACTTCGAACAGTATCATTCGATGTGGAGTAAAACCTTGAACCATCAGGGTTATTCCCTAACCTAGTTGGAACAGTAGTTACCGGACTTGTTTGAGGTCGGCGCCATACTTGTTGTGTTAAGTTCGGCTCATCTCGTTTAGCTTCTCCATAGTTCACTTGCCAATCAAGTGTATGTGGCCTACTCAAAGAACCTAAGTTAACAGCATGTTTTCCCCCAAAACTGGAGTTAAACAACTGTCTACTAATGAAGTCATTGGTTTGAGAGAAAAATTGAAAATTATCAATGTTATTGGTTCCGACTGATTCTCGAACTGATTTTTCTGAAGAAACTGAATAAAAATTCTTTAAGAAGAATTGTTGGCCACTCATTGGTTCATAAGCAAAGTTTAAATTGTTTCCGAACAAACGGTCTTCAACATAGATATCTGCATCTTGTGTCTGCAATGGTGATACAGTAGTTAAATCTTTAACGGATAAAGAAACAGGATTTCCTGGAATGTATCTTATATCTTTTTGACGTCTAAAACGATAGTCTACTGAATGAGTAGTACCAAATATAACACCTAATCTCTGTCCTGATTCCGTTAACTTAAAAGTATTTCCAACAGTTAAGTTAAAGTTTTTGTCATACGGCGCTTTCGTAGTGTCTGGTGTCCATTGTGAAGGAAAAGAAGTAGCACCGATATTGATCAACGTAGGATTAATACCACCAAAACGACTTCCTGGTTCAAAAGGTAAAAAATCCGGAACTGCTTTTACCGCAGAAGGAAGTTCTTGGTTAGAAGTTGGCCTTCCCAAAAAATCTCCACCTTCAAATGTCTGCCATTTCTTCCGAGTTGTATTTCCGTTATAACCGACTCCGAATCCAACTTTCATAGTAAATTCATCTGGATATTCTTTAGTTTCAATTTTAACAAGTCCACCAGAGAATTCTGCAGACTCTTCCGGTACGAAAGTTTTTATTACTCGGATATTCTTGATTAAATTTGCTGGGAACAAATCCAACGGTACAACCCTTTTGTCAGGTTCTGTAGAAGGTATATACGCATCATTCAAATAGGTAGAGGAATATCTTTCACCCAAACCTCGAACAAACACATACTTACCACCAATCAATGTAATCCCCGTGACCCTTTTGATCACATCACCAGCAGATGAATCTGGTGATTTTTTAATCGATTCTGCACCAATTGCATCGGATACTGTTGCCGATTTTTTCTGTACTTGAAGTAATGAAGCGTCCGATTCATTGATCGCTCGATCTTTAACTTCTACGGTTTGTAACACTTGAGCACCAAATGTTACATTCATTTGACTGGGTTTTCCGGCCCCTACAACGATCGTTCTATTTTGAGGACCGTAACCATACATTTGGTATTCAACTTGATAAGTACCTGGAGGAAGTTCGAGAGTATACTTTCCGTCAAAGTCAGTCTTTGCAAATTTTTTCTCTGATCGAACAACGATTGTAGCACCAAATACTGGCTCTCCGTTTTCTGAATCAATGATAGTTCCTCGAATTGAGCCATTACTTTGAGCAAAAAGGCCAATAGAAGTAAATAGAATCAGAGTAGGCAGAATGATTATCTTCTTTATTAAGTTCATAAATTCCTTCAGAGCCAAGCTTATAGAATTTACTGATACGTAAATGAAAAGGGATTTGAATTGAGTTACGTTTACGTGAACTAATTATTACAAAACGATTACATCATTAGGGGCCTAAAACGCCAATTTTATAACCTGAATTTGTTTGAAAGATCATTTTGATTTGCTGGATAACGACTAACTTTCCTTCAACCTTCAATTGAATACTCTTGGGTTTATATCCCATAAGACTTCCATATTGTCTTGGTTTTTCCCATACGATTGAATTGATCTGGAATGTTTTTCCTAACAATATTTTTGAGAGTTCAGTGAGTGCCATTGTTTCTCTTTCTTCTAACATTTTCTTGTATTCGAAAAGAGGAGTTGTATCCAACATTGTGCCCGATCCTTTGATATTTGGAAATAAAACTGAAAGTTTTTCATTCCAAGTCACATAATGTTTTTCTGGCTTTCCAAACTTAGATATTTCTTGTAGGAAATTTGAAACGGCGAGTTCTTTTGTTTTTGAAGATTGCTCCCAATCTTTTGGATTAGCTTTGTAACCTTCTATAAGTTTGTGATCTTTTTGGATTTGAGAAATAACTTTTTGGTTTTCTTTCTCCATCTCCGCGCGCCAATCATCACGTTCGCAAAAACTAAAAAATAAAAGAAGTATATATAAAGGAAAATGTTTCATATAATACTTAGTGACCCATTGGGTCACTAAGTAAAGTTTTAATCAACTATCTTGCTCGATAAACAGTCCAGCTCTTAAACCAATCAGTAGTAGCACCACCAATGTAAGTTCCGGAAAGTGACGAGATTGTTTTATAATCTGGTTTCGAATCTCCAAAACCACAATTCGCTGTTGATCCATCAGATGTGATTGGGGTAGCAGAAATTGTAGTAGAACCAGTAGGCGTGATCGCCGTAGTTTTTCCTGTTTCATAGGCTAGATTAGAAATCGTACCCGTTACTGCTGGAAAAGTTCCCGTTGTTGAAGTACTTACGGCCGCTGCATCAGCAAATCCATAAATGATCGCTCGGTTGATTGTTCCGGCAAATCCTTCACGAAGTCTCATTCCTTGACCTGCAGGGATATTTGCTCCAATTAAAGTAACGTTTGTGATGGTTGGATTTGTACATCTGTTTAAAGATCCAGAAGCACAAGATGAACCAGCACCACTTGTTGCATCAGTTCCATCCATTTCAAAACCATGTGGATCTGTTGAAAAAGAACCACCGCAGGAAGAAGGATACTTATGACCAATTAAATTTGTCATTGTTCCAGTAAACGCTTCATCCAAGTCAAAGTCATCGTCTAGTCCACCAGTTGCTAGAA contains:
- a CDS encoding GNAT family N-acetyltransferase, with product MNDIEIRFGNRTDLNEIIEIYNECIDDENPSVAYESKLDVNHPPDWLIEKVNNQSLIIEKLNNEIRGFAHIGEFILAPEISEFCQLGVYVKRIHRKSLIGARLLLGIIKVASSLGKDKIFSFVLESNTASLRATKRVLNFLGILPAVAFIRNAHCGIHIFERNLKQGFNKEEILFFEKHINTYFQTGVL
- a CDS encoding FAD-dependent oxidoreductase, with product MDFDLIIIGDGLFGKLMAHFAAKNKIKVCLIGKRNFKKISSSYRSEAFVQFIGSFNSNYIHESINFYQNLLQNKLEAFSVYSYINEKKEEDKNSDQSLFSNHSSLSKINAGEGYKLDSHDVLRKLNHEIIKQKLIYIKDFENLTIAESKIENIVTVSISNKHRLKTKKIIFAIGPWFSSLFKSFLTKKITIFELNSKDLYCEPGLHVCPKLDSFVYINQFKRSLLCVDIKSYIEAKKIHLDCAKLSAEENTLAFQLINKNFNFSNKVFKSIKLKSIGFDSYNPHYKNFPIDQLISLNKGTNIFSVPPMNGSGFKYAPSLAKKYIFSILENQYANFNTLSKEIWNETEINPEEGITINI
- a CDS encoding cupin domain-containing protein, producing MKLKSKEYLFEKDYGVWATRINNLFSELNQAPFEMAITKISCGETIKKHNHDESEIFILFQGSRLSASINNQTLVLNNGDMIYTDPHEFHEFTNNETEECILFSIWWKQT
- a CDS encoding SidA/IucD/PvdA family monooxygenase, whose product is MLDILGIGFGPSNLALAIQMHELNVFENKKVKFIEKKKSFVWQPGLLLPNTNLQIHFLKDLVTLINPCSKFTFINYLNENGRLLDFINLNISCPSRFEFNDYLTWAANKFSDYVIYNSYIKQINPVVKSGEIQYFNVNYIIDNEEFNVDAKNIILASGRSPKIPEIFSHEYDGVSIIHSDKFTSTDLFEKTKQEKDGICKVAIVGAGQSAAEIFNHLIENMGSNVKLYNFIRGYGYNPSDSSPFRNQVFNPEFVDIFFQLEKNYQKEILNNLSNTNYSVVDSDLIEEIYTKLYHMRHIEKSDKATILSMTEIEKVERTRDNKINLTYKDKLTGNNKIEEVDYIILSTGYDQVFIKNKYFIGFNDLLEQKNNGEIELNRDYSVKFNVPSNSKIFLQGYSESSHGISDSLISVIANRANIIAKSLMLKEVISK
- a CDS encoding ankyrin repeat domain-containing protein, whose protein sequence is MSCNLKNISILKNIVFVSIYLLLFPFFFLSADSDFNLNLKKIAERTERISVKIPSDHSYFTAAPTSYTNAMSDGIPAPKLVYINSDNYFLAYNDGDSNGRIVSLNSNFKILRELVSLKNFRIEDTIADSNGLTVLLSAFDIEKKRNSESKNFHSAYINQYTTSGDLIFSTKIVGTKEYKKVGDQGIDTVFGTLTLIKTADNNYATYFSTYRKWDDGVTHQSEYLALFDHGGKRILKSDGKSPEGFTWNVSHSFRPRFINDGNQLVMVTVGDAYPRGLVVDSFPLRKRELPIVVPKAGPNETYQYVPISTGDLYSRDGQTWITFDSNIDRSSYDIGLLIKSNGILSKPIYLTNTSKQRERIPRIVPFGKEYLFLMWMTDDGNDKDKWFPKISKMGLEACIIQKDGTIISKPESFGPGNGLYFRSAARFFHLPDGRFGWVNDITGLADQLEIVLVSSLKNETNIVAPTEASIPQPDKVKINPALGKPLITAIYEGNEKEAISLLNQGADPNAMYEGWSALLYAAYFGRTDAVKALISYQVNTDFTVDGWNALRLSEVRGHIQIFTLLEPLTKTLSRSRNQFPNPKNPLSLGIKGRNLRAEIEPVDSNQNLKSLGIPIN
- a CDS encoding TonB-dependent receptor — protein: MNLIKKIIILPTLILFTSIGLFAQSNGSIRGTIIDSENGEPVFGATIVVRSEKKFAKTDFDGKYTLELPPGTYQVEYQMYGYGPQNRTIVVGAGKPSQMNVTFGAQVLQTVEVKDRAINESDASLLQVQKKSATVSDAIGAESIKKSPDSSAGDVIKRVTGITLIGGKYVFVRGLGERYSSTYLNDAYIPSTEPDKRVVPLDLFPANLIKNIRVIKTFVPEESAEFSGGLVKIETKEYPDEFTMKVGFGVGYNGNTTRKKWQTFEGGDFLGRPTSNQELPSAVKAVPDFLPFEPGSRFGGINPTLINIGATSFPSQWTPDTTKAPYDKNFNLTVGNTFKLTESGQRLGVIFGTTHSVDYRFRRQKDIRYIPGNPVSLSVKDLTTVSPLQTQDADIYVEDRLFGNNLNFAYEPMSGQQFFLKNFYSVSSEKSVRESVGTNNIDNFQFFSQTNDFISRQLFNSSFGGKHAVNLGSLSRPHTLDWQVNYGEAKRDEPNLTQQVWRRPQTSPVTTVPTRLGNNPDGSRFYSTSNDTVRSFSVAYEVPFDQWNGLKSSFKFGGSALDRFKSFTFREFGSKSNIGSTTSDLYPVPGEIVYNPLEFLRTNSTGLANRTFSERQVEPNAYDAYQKLHSYFTQFDVPLFPKFRFIGGARYEDSYQKVKTFVLKEQFDVRRPGYGCDTGSEGERILLVKNNICSADNNGVGEIRTKDVLPSVNFVYEFLQDQNLRFGYTQTLTRPDFREMSPFAFTPYFGGDRIRGNPNLQRTYIHNFDFRYEYFMGGANYVGAGVFHKDLSNPIELIGQPVAGQISPFFTYANASRATIRGVELDFRREFFDRFRFETNVFFIKSLVNVVSWEQFAISKAGLLDPIDRSFSYDPTNIRRPLQGQSDFVANLKFDVYLNKLKTTTIGLYYNYFGDRIFVVGANGTPDAYERGVGLTDIVFSHKMDDKLDFKFAAKNVTDQRFRIYVKDELLNEEKLFRSYREGVSFSMSMGYKF